The following coding sequences are from one Devosia yakushimensis window:
- a CDS encoding ABC transporter ATP-binding protein yields the protein MTTDPSAAITDKAPPQAVVSAAGLGLTFKTNDGDVVALSDVNLSISKGEFVSFIGPSGCGKTTFLRTIADLEQPTSGTLTINGQTPENARKDRAYGYVFQAPALYPWRTIEKNVALPLEIMGYNQPQQAERIKRTMDLVNLSGFEKKYPWQLSGGMQQRASIARALAFDADLLLMDEPFGALDEIVRDHLNSELLKLWERTQKTICFVTHSIPEAVYLSTKIVVMSPRPGRVTDVIESTLPKERPLDIRETPEFLAIAARVRDGLRAGHSYEETV from the coding sequence CTCGGCCTCACCTTCAAGACCAATGACGGGGACGTCGTTGCGCTCAGCGACGTCAATCTCTCCATTTCCAAGGGCGAGTTCGTCTCCTTTATCGGCCCCTCGGGCTGTGGCAAGACCACATTTTTGCGCACCATTGCCGATCTCGAACAGCCGACCTCGGGCACGCTGACCATCAATGGGCAGACGCCGGAAAATGCCCGCAAGGACCGGGCCTATGGCTATGTGTTTCAGGCACCGGCGCTTTATCCCTGGCGCACCATCGAGAAGAACGTGGCACTGCCGCTCGAGATCATGGGCTACAACCAGCCCCAGCAGGCCGAGCGCATCAAGCGCACCATGGACCTGGTGAACCTGTCCGGCTTTGAGAAGAAATACCCCTGGCAGCTCTCGGGTGGCATGCAGCAGCGCGCCTCGATCGCCAGGGCGCTGGCCTTTGACGCCGATCTCTTGCTGATGGACGAGCCGTTTGGCGCACTGGACGAAATCGTGCGCGATCATCTCAATTCCGAACTGCTCAAGCTGTGGGAGCGCACGCAGAAAACCATCTGCTTTGTCACCCATTCGATCCCCGAGGCGGTCTATCTCTCCACCAAGATCGTGGTGATGTCGCCGCGGCCGGGCCGGGTGACGGATGTGATCGAGTCAACACTCCCCAAGGAACGGCCGCTCGATATCCGCGAGACACCAGAGTTCCTCGCCATCGCGGCGCGGGTCCGTGACGGGCTGCGGGCCGGGCATTCCTATGAGGAGACGGTTTGA
- a CDS encoding ABC transporter permease — MTRTFPILIVLLAIVAVWYAAAIGMNAPWQNDVYRRGDITNVPATQFVLDTWNQEKPVLPTAHQVFGELWNSTALVAPNKPRSLLFHAWVTFSATALGFAMGSVLGILLAVLIVHNEAMNRSLMPWIVASQTIPILALAPLIVVIGFNIFTGTLGVPTDPARLISKAIISAYLSFFPVAVGMVKGLRSPEAIQLDLMHTYNASPGQTFWKLRWPASVPFLFASLKVGVAASLVGAIVGELPTGAVAGLGARLLAGSYYSQTVQIWAALVAASILAAVLVLAIGLVEKLVNKSMGARPA; from the coding sequence ATGACCCGCACCTTCCCCATTCTCATTGTCCTGCTCGCCATCGTGGCCGTCTGGTATGCGGCCGCCATCGGCATGAACGCGCCATGGCAGAACGATGTCTATCGCCGTGGCGACATTACCAATGTCCCTGCCACCCAATTCGTGCTCGATACCTGGAACCAGGAAAAGCCGGTGCTTCCCACCGCCCACCAGGTCTTCGGTGAGCTATGGAATTCGACCGCGCTCGTCGCCCCCAACAAGCCGCGTAGTCTGCTGTTCCACGCCTGGGTCACCTTCTCGGCGACCGCGCTCGGCTTTGCCATGGGATCGGTTCTGGGCATCTTGCTGGCCGTGCTGATCGTGCACAATGAGGCGATGAACCGCTCGCTGATGCCCTGGATCGTGGCCAGCCAGACCATTCCGATCCTGGCGCTGGCGCCGCTGATCGTGGTGATCGGCTTCAATATTTTCACCGGCACATTGGGCGTTCCGACCGATCCGGCGCGGCTGATCAGCAAGGCGATCATTTCGGCTTATCTGAGCTTTTTCCCGGTCGCGGTCGGCATGGTCAAAGGGCTGCGCAGCCCCGAAGCGATCCAGCTTGATCTGATGCATACCTATAATGCCTCGCCCGGCCAGACCTTCTGGAAGCTGCGCTGGCCGGCCTCCGTGCCCTTCCTCTTTGCCTCGCTCAAGGTGGGCGTAGCGGCGAGCCTGGTCGGCGCTATCGTGGGCGAATTGCCCACCGGGGCAGTGGCCGGGCTCGGCGCGCGGCTGCTGGCCGGCTCCTATTACAGCCAGACTGTGCAGATCTGGGCAGCCCTGGTCGCCGCCTCCATCCTCGCCGCCGTATTGGTGCTGGCTATCGGCCTCGTCGAAAAGCTCGTCAACAAGAGCATGGGGGCGCGACCGGCATGA
- a CDS encoding ABC transporter permease, whose protein sequence is MALIAAWLFAWLFVERLSKAIAPGYADNAGLGLLIPVVFGLTILVAWEVITRAGNVPQVILPPPSMIWARITNSVPTLLADFQQTFKAVLIGYALGCGLGFVVAILIDRSPFLKSGLLPLGNFVSALPIVGVAPIMVMWFGFDWQSKAAVVVIMTFFPMLVNSVAGLNASSTIERDLMRTYAAGYWQTLMKLRLPAAGPFIFNALKINSTLALIGAIVAEFFGTPIVGMGFRISTEVGRMNVDMVWAEIAVAAVAGSVFYGVISLMERGVTFWHPSVRGA, encoded by the coding sequence ATGGCGCTGATTGCGGCGTGGCTGTTTGCCTGGCTGTTTGTCGAACGCCTCTCCAAGGCCATTGCGCCGGGCTATGCCGACAATGCCGGGCTGGGCCTGCTCATTCCGGTGGTGTTCGGGCTCACCATCCTGGTTGCCTGGGAAGTCATCACCCGCGCCGGCAATGTGCCCCAGGTCATCCTGCCGCCGCCCTCGATGATCTGGGCGCGCATCACCAATTCGGTGCCGACCCTGTTGGCCGATTTCCAGCAGACCTTCAAGGCCGTGCTGATCGGCTATGCCTTGGGCTGCGGGCTGGGCTTTGTCGTCGCCATTCTGATCGACCGCTCGCCTTTTCTCAAATCAGGCCTCTTGCCGCTGGGCAATTTTGTCTCGGCGCTACCCATTGTGGGCGTTGCGCCCATCATGGTCATGTGGTTCGGCTTTGATTGGCAATCCAAGGCTGCGGTCGTTGTTATCATGACCTTTTTCCCCATGCTGGTGAATAGTGTGGCGGGGCTCAACGCATCCTCGACAATCGAGCGCGATCTGATGCGCACCTATGCTGCCGGCTATTGGCAAACCCTTATGAAGCTGCGCCTTCCCGCTGCGGGGCCCTTCATATTCAACGCCCTCAAGATCAACTCGACTCTGGCCTTGATCGGCGCAATCGTAGCGGAATTCTTCGGGACGCCCATTGTGGGAATGGGTTTCCGGATCTCAACCGAAGTCGGCAGAATGAATGTCGATATGGTGTGGGCCGAGATCGCGGTGGCGGCTGTCGCGGGATCGGTCTTCTACGGGGTGATTAGCCTGATGGAACGGGGCGTCACCTTCTGGCATCCGTCTGTGCGCGGTGCATAG
- a CDS encoding ABC transporter substrate-binding protein — protein sequence MKKLLIGTMAGAMALAAAAGGAQAQDSVTLQLKWVTQGQFAGYYVAQAKGFYDEEGLTVEIKPGGPDIAPEQVIAGGGADVITTWMAAGLAARERGVALVNIAQPFKNSGLLLTCRKDEGVETTADFPGKTLGVWFFGNEYPFYAWMAKLGLSTEGGADGVEVLKQAFNVDPLIQKQAACISTMTYNEYGQVLKAGLTPEELTVFNYRDEGVGMLEDGLYVLEDKLADPAFVAKMTKFVRASMKGWEYARANPEEAAQIVVDNDSTGAMTLEDQIYQVSEINKLTEGSTGVLDEADYQQTVDTLLSAVSPDNPAITKAPEGAFSHVVTDGL from the coding sequence ATGAAGAAACTTCTTATCGGCACAATGGCGGGCGCAATGGCGCTGGCCGCAGCAGCAGGCGGGGCTCAGGCGCAGGATAGCGTGACGCTCCAGCTTAAATGGGTTACCCAGGGGCAGTTTGCCGGCTATTACGTGGCCCAGGCCAAGGGCTTCTATGACGAAGAGGGCCTCACCGTCGAAATCAAGCCGGGCGGCCCCGATATCGCCCCCGAACAGGTGATTGCCGGCGGCGGCGCCGATGTCATCACCACCTGGATGGCTGCGGGCCTGGCTGCCCGCGAACGCGGCGTGGCTTTGGTCAATATCGCCCAGCCGTTCAAGAATTCGGGCCTGTTGCTGACCTGCCGCAAGGACGAAGGGGTGGAGACCACTGCCGACTTCCCCGGCAAGACGTTAGGCGTGTGGTTCTTCGGCAATGAATATCCCTTCTATGCCTGGATGGCCAAGCTGGGCCTTTCCACCGAAGGGGGCGCCGATGGCGTCGAAGTGCTGAAGCAAGCCTTCAACGTTGATCCGCTGATCCAGAAACAGGCCGCCTGTATCTCGACTATGACCTATAATGAATATGGCCAGGTGCTGAAGGCGGGCCTCACGCCCGAAGAGCTGACCGTCTTCAACTATCGCGATGAAGGCGTGGGCATGCTTGAGGACGGGCTCTATGTGCTCGAAGACAAGCTGGCCGATCCGGCCTTTGTCGCCAAGATGACCAAGTTCGTGCGGGCCTCGATGAAAGGCTGGGAATATGCCCGCGCCAATCCCGAAGAAGCCGCCCAGATCGTGGTCGACAATGACTCGACCGGCGCCATGACGCTGGAAGACCAGATCTATCAGGTCAGCGAAATCAACAAGCTGACCGAAGGCTCGACCGGCGTGCTCGACGAGGCCGATTACCAGCAGACCGTCGATACGCTGCTGTCGGCCGTGTCGCCGGACAATCCGGCCATCACCAAGGCGCCCGAAGGGGCGTTCAGCCATGTGGTGACCGACGGGCTGTAA
- the truB gene encoding tRNA pseudouridine(55) synthase TruB, translating into MSAPKRIKRTISGWVVLNKPYDMTSTQAVGKVRWLFGAAKAGHAGTLDPLATGILPIALGEATKAVPQVQDGTKVYRFAIQWGSATTTDDAEGSVVATSDVRPDQAALLAVLPRFTGTILQRPPIYSALKIDGERAYDLARAGESVELAPREIDVDAIELLSHGTEKSVLEVTCGKGTYVRSLARDIAEALGTRGHVSMLHRGAVGPFNDTDALTIEQLEALDISERDALLKSVSAGFTDLPEIRLDAQQATAVRHGNAVLLTGAGSPVSLDECWVSFKGEVLATGWVEFGQFKCRRVFN; encoded by the coding sequence TTGAGCGCGCCCAAGCGCATCAAGCGCACTATTTCCGGTTGGGTCGTTCTCAACAAACCTTATGACATGACCTCGACCCAGGCCGTGGGCAAGGTGCGCTGGCTGTTCGGCGCGGCCAAGGCCGGCCATGCCGGCACGCTCGACCCCCTGGCCACCGGCATCCTTCCCATCGCTCTGGGCGAGGCCACCAAGGCCGTGCCCCAGGTGCAGGACGGCACCAAAGTCTATCGCTTCGCCATTCAATGGGGCAGCGCCACGACGACTGACGATGCCGAGGGCAGCGTGGTGGCGACCTCTGACGTTCGGCCCGACCAAGCCGCGCTGCTTGCAGTGCTGCCGCGTTTCACCGGCACCATCCTGCAACGCCCACCGATCTACTCCGCCCTCAAGATCGATGGCGAACGCGCCTATGATCTGGCCCGGGCCGGCGAGAGCGTGGAACTGGCACCACGCGAGATCGATGTCGACGCTATCGAACTGCTGTCGCATGGCACGGAAAAATCGGTGCTCGAAGTCACCTGCGGCAAGGGCACCTATGTGCGCTCATTGGCGCGCGATATTGCCGAAGCGCTGGGCACACGCGGCCATGTCTCCATGCTGCACCGCGGCGCCGTCGGGCCGTTCAACGATACGGATGCACTGACCATCGAGCAACTTGAAGCGCTGGATATCAGCGAACGCGACGCTTTGCTGAAAAGTGTTTCGGCCGGCTTTACCGATCTGCCGGAAATCCGGCTGGACGCGCAACAGGCGACCGCCGTGCGGCATGGCAATGCGGTTCTGCTGACCGGCGCTGGTTCGCCCGTGTCGCTGGACGAATGCTGGGTGAGTTTTAAGGGCGAAGTGCTCGCCACCGGCTGGGTCGAGTTTGGCCAGTTCAAATGCCGGAGAGTCTTTAACTAG
- the rbfA gene encoding 30S ribosome-binding factor RbfA: MSKDNKPIGPSQRMLRVGELVRHALAAIFARGDVEDDALRGAVITVPEVRMTPDLKIANAYVMPLGGLHAEEIVAALNRHRKFIRGRVAPQINMKFAPELRFFVDDTFEEASRIDSLLRSDRVQRDLDGDEDETDH, translated from the coding sequence ATGAGCAAAGATAACAAGCCAATTGGCCCCAGCCAGCGCATGTTGCGCGTCGGCGAACTCGTCCGCCATGCCCTGGCGGCGATCTTCGCGCGCGGCGATGTCGAGGACGATGCCCTGCGCGGCGCCGTCATCACCGTGCCCGAAGTGCGCATGACGCCCGATCTCAAGATCGCCAATGCCTATGTCATGCCCCTGGGAGGGCTGCATGCCGAGGAAATCGTTGCGGCGCTCAATCGCCATCGCAAATTCATCCGTGGCCGCGTGGCGCCGCAGATCAATATGAAATTCGCCCCCGAATTGCGTTTCTTCGTCGACGATACGTTCGAGGAAGCCAGCCGCATCGATTCCCTGCTTCGCTCCGACCGGGTGCAGCGCGATCTCGATGGCGACGAGGACGAGACCGACCATTGA
- a CDS encoding 2-hydroxyacid dehydrogenase, with protein sequence MTSSKPKILVTRRLPESIEARMATLFETDINEGDVTLTADDIIEGLAGKDVLVSSITDRIDADLVARLPKSVRLIAQFGNGVDNIDVEAAWAAGLTVTNTPSVLTEDTADMAMVLMLALPRRLVEGTQMLVRDGVWAGWSPTSMLGHRLRGKALGIVGMGRIGTAVAQRAKAFGLHIHYFSRNRRPPAIETPLEATYWDDLDAMLGVVDIVSLHTPHTRETFHILSAERLMAMKPGSFVVNVSRPELIDEAALVTQIENGHLSGAALDVFENRHGIDPRLLALAEDNKVVLTAHMASATLEARIEMGETVIVNIRTFMDGHQPPHRLLPEGPRDAGRSQRA encoded by the coding sequence ATGACCAGCTCCAAACCCAAGATTCTCGTCACCCGGCGCCTGCCCGAATCCATCGAGGCGCGGATGGCGACGTTGTTCGAAACCGATATCAACGAAGGCGATGTTACCCTCACCGCCGATGATATTATCGAAGGACTGGCCGGCAAGGATGTGCTGGTAAGCTCCATTACCGATCGCATCGATGCCGATCTGGTTGCCCGGCTGCCCAAATCGGTGCGCCTCATTGCGCAGTTCGGCAATGGCGTCGACAATATCGATGTCGAGGCCGCCTGGGCGGCCGGGCTCACCGTCACCAATACGCCAAGCGTGCTCACCGAAGACACTGCCGATATGGCCATGGTGCTGATGCTGGCTCTGCCGCGCCGGCTGGTCGAAGGTACCCAGATGCTGGTGCGCGATGGCGTCTGGGCCGGCTGGTCGCCCACCTCCATGCTGGGGCATCGCTTGCGCGGCAAGGCGCTGGGCATTGTCGGCATGGGGCGCATCGGCACGGCGGTTGCGCAGCGGGCCAAGGCTTTCGGCCTGCACATCCATTATTTTTCCCGCAATCGCCGCCCGCCGGCCATAGAGACGCCGCTCGAAGCCACCTATTGGGACGATCTCGATGCCATGCTGGGCGTCGTCGATATCGTCTCTCTTCATACGCCCCATACCCGTGAGACCTTTCACATTCTGTCCGCCGAACGGCTGATGGCCATGAAGCCGGGCAGTTTCGTGGTCAATGTCTCGCGGCCTGAATTGATCGACGAGGCGGCGCTGGTCACCCAGATTGAAAACGGGCATCTGAGCGGGGCGGCGCTCGATGTTTTCGAAAACCGGCATGGCATTGATCCACGCCTATTGGCCCTGGCCGAGGACAATAAGGTCGTGCTGACTGCCCATATGGCTTCGGCCACGCTCGAGGCGCGTATCGAGATGGGCGAGACCGTCATCGTCAATATCCGCACCTTCATGGATGGCCACCAGCCGCCCCATCGCCTGCTGCCCGAGGGGCCACGCGATGCCGGCCGCAGCCAGCGCGCCTGA
- a CDS encoding SH3 domain-containing protein produces the protein MVCLALLTMVCATPAWAQADNPSGLPLPRFASTRSTPINVRVGPGTKYDVAWTYLKAGVPVEIIQEFDTWRKIRDVDGDEGWVHQNLLSGTRAGYVTPVMANGEIDLLGSKSDDAGVRARLGPGLRVQIKECDGDWCEVSASQGDEHRAYSGYLRQEEIWGVYPDEEFD, from the coding sequence ATGGTTTGCCTGGCGCTGCTGACGATGGTCTGCGCCACGCCGGCCTGGGCGCAAGCGGACAATCCCAGCGGGCTGCCCCTGCCGCGTTTTGCCAGCACGCGCTCCACCCCGATCAATGTGCGGGTGGGGCCGGGCACTAAATATGACGTGGCCTGGACCTATCTCAAGGCCGGTGTGCCGGTCGAAATCATCCAGGAATTCGATACGTGGCGGAAAATCCGCGATGTGGATGGCGACGAGGGCTGGGTGCACCAGAACCTGCTCTCGGGAACCAGGGCCGGCTATGTCACCCCGGTCATGGCCAATGGCGAAATCGACCTGTTGGGCAGCAAATCGGACGATGCCGGTGTGCGGGCCCGGCTGGGGCCGGGGCTCCGCGTACAGATCAAGGAATGCGACGGAGACTGGTGCGAAGTCAGCGCCTCCCAGGGCGACGAGCACCGCGCCTATTCAGGCTACCTGCGCCAGGAAGAGATCTGGGGCGTCTACCCCGATGAGGAATTCGATTAG
- a CDS encoding siderophore ferric iron reductase: MKTRNYLFAPDDASAQTAQLIATAARVTGFMKGAPGGHRPGWYRPGEDNSAVLAQLHARLAETYPAAGPAFWAVRLWTNFLWQPAYLAVIAAHIHGAMPDLGQLSQRVDGIYADGYRLPAGPHQAGSTEQLIALAAASLQPFTAALLDEINVLVRLKPLPAKRLLADRMLSIIARLPQWQEVSAAAAEGYGQQWLAALGSSGQGRLDRIGVSGGREVVIVTRKGCCLDYLIEPKAYCASCPKQGEAARIARQTANAVAELD, encoded by the coding sequence GTGAAGACACGAAATTATCTTTTTGCCCCGGACGACGCTTCGGCGCAGACCGCCCAGCTCATCGCCACCGCGGCGCGCGTCACCGGCTTCATGAAGGGAGCGCCGGGTGGTCACCGGCCGGGCTGGTATCGGCCAGGCGAAGACAATTCGGCCGTGCTGGCTCAGCTTCATGCCCGGCTGGCCGAAACCTATCCCGCGGCGGGCCCGGCATTCTGGGCCGTCCGCCTCTGGACCAACTTCCTCTGGCAACCCGCCTATCTTGCTGTTATCGCCGCCCATATCCACGGCGCCATGCCTGATCTCGGCCAGTTGTCGCAGCGTGTCGATGGCATCTATGCCGATGGCTATCGCCTGCCGGCCGGCCCGCACCAGGCTGGCTCAACCGAGCAATTGATCGCTTTGGCCGCCGCGTCCCTGCAGCCCTTCACCGCCGCCCTGCTCGATGAAATCAATGTCCTGGTCCGGCTCAAGCCATTACCGGCAAAGCGCCTCCTGGCCGATCGCATGCTCTCCATCATCGCCCGCCTGCCGCAATGGCAGGAGGTCAGCGCCGCAGCGGCGGAAGGCTATGGGCAGCAATGGCTGGCCGCATTGGGATCGAGCGGCCAGGGCCGCCTCGACCGGATTGGGGTGAGTGGTGGCCGTGAGGTGGTTATCGTGACGCGCAAGGGCTGCTGTCTCGATTATCTCATCGAACCCAAGGCCTATTGCGCCTCCTGCCCCAAACAGGGCGAAGCGGCCCGCATTGCCCGCCAGACGGCCAATGCCGTGGCGGAATTGGATTGA
- a CDS encoding copper homeostasis protein CutC, whose translation MPRHPFKIEICVEGTDGLVAAQNAGADRVELCASLLEGGLTPSLGVVREALRVATIPFHVIIRPRGGDFLYSELEFASMLEDVKAMRELGVAGVVIGCLTADGEIDEARTKALVDAARPLKVTCHRAFDMTHDYRAAIEALVRAGVDRVLTSGQRDTALEGVDILKDTTAIADGRIVIMACGALDQDNIAQVRRATGVDEMHFAALKTLKSTMAFRNPHVGMGGTAIEREYEITVTDENAVRATIAAARAAA comes from the coding sequence ATGCCGCGCCATCCGTTCAAGATTGAAATCTGCGTCGAAGGCACCGATGGGCTGGTCGCGGCCCAAAATGCGGGTGCCGACCGGGTGGAACTTTGCGCGAGCCTGCTCGAAGGCGGGCTGACGCCCAGCCTGGGCGTGGTGCGCGAAGCCCTGCGCGTCGCCACTATTCCCTTCCACGTCATCATTCGTCCGCGCGGCGGCGATTTCCTCTATTCCGAGCTCGAATTCGCCAGCATGCTCGAGGACGTCAAGGCCATGCGCGAGCTGGGCGTGGCCGGTGTCGTCATCGGGTGCCTCACTGCCGATGGCGAGATCGATGAAGCGCGCACCAAGGCGCTGGTCGATGCCGCCCGCCCCCTCAAGGTCACCTGCCACCGCGCCTTCGACATGACGCATGATTACCGCGCCGCTATCGAGGCCCTGGTGCGCGCCGGGGTCGATCGCGTCTTGACCAGCGGGCAGCGTGACACCGCTCTTGAAGGCGTCGACATCCTCAAGGACACCACCGCCATTGCCGATGGCCGCATCGTCATCATGGCCTGCGGTGCCCTCGATCAGGACAATATCGCCCAGGTGCGCCGCGCCACTGGCGTCGATGAGATGCATTTCGCCGCCCTCAAGACGCTCAAAAGCACCATGGCCTTCCGCAATCCCCATGTCGGCATGGGTGGCACGGCCATCGAGCGCGAATATGAAATCACCGTGACCGACGAGAACGCGGTGCGCGCCACCATTGCAGCGGCGCGGGCGGCGGCTTGA
- a CDS encoding TadE/TadG family type IV pilus assembly protein — protein sequence MRSHRASWVRDDRATSAIEFALLTPVFVLLLTGMLAYGIYFGAANSLQQLTADAARTAIAGLNETERNRLVETYLDNNADGYMLIDSAHLTFDIRDDTSDPTQYLVTLHYDASELPIWNLYVPLPLPNAQMAYSSTIRKGGI from the coding sequence ATGCGATCCCATCGTGCTTCATGGGTTCGTGACGACCGAGCGACGTCTGCCATAGAATTCGCTCTTCTGACGCCGGTCTTTGTGCTGTTGCTCACCGGCATGCTCGCCTACGGGATTTATTTCGGGGCGGCCAATTCTCTGCAACAGCTGACGGCCGACGCGGCGCGCACCGCGATAGCCGGGTTGAACGAGACCGAGCGGAACCGGCTGGTCGAGACCTATCTCGACAATAATGCCGACGGGTACATGCTGATCGATAGCGCGCATCTGACCTTCGATATCCGCGACGACACCAGCGATCCGACGCAATATCTGGTGACCTTGCACTACGACGCTTCGGAACTGCCGATCTGGAATCTCTATGTACCCCTGCCGCTGCCCAATGCGCAGATGGCCTATAGTTCGACCATTCGCAAGGGCGGCATATGA
- a CDS encoding TadG family pilus assembly protein, producing the protein MTLWRRFIASQRGNMVVMFAAGFAVSAVVAAFAVDAGGLYYERRAVQNGVDLAALEAATSAATAQSVAHKSLQNAGLMTAASQAGLTVVTGRYNPDPAVAAANRFVANATPVNAVQVSFSKPGTLYFANGWTEPPTISASAIATVTPQVAFSVGSRLAKVEGGAINGVLNGLLGTNIALTALDYNGLVGAQVDLFAFLDRLAIKMGVNVGTYNDLLAMRVDHGKLAAALADLLVGTQQTAMRKLANAAGNNGTLPLGQLLRLGGLGDFDIGTGAANGLFTKISALDLLSASAALSDSKHQVNIGLNLNVPGLLGLTTTVAVGEPPQGGSWYAIGPLQTVVRTAQVRARIVAKLKLDLLGLLPIVDVNLPLYLEAAHSEAIASSATCPTSANPHGSATILARPGALRLILGEVNENTFGAFNSIPNIGVATLIRLNIILANITVTAVARAEIAQGTPVALNFSSADIAAGTIKTAKTTTIITSLMGSLLGSLRLTVIGIGLDLITGLLSALLTPLGPVLDPVIAGLLKALGVSIGEADVKVYGVRCTHPVLVG; encoded by the coding sequence ATGACTCTATGGCGGCGATTTATTGCCAGCCAGCGCGGCAATATGGTGGTGATGTTCGCGGCCGGCTTTGCCGTTTCCGCGGTCGTGGCGGCTTTTGCGGTGGATGCCGGCGGGCTCTATTACGAACGCCGGGCGGTGCAGAATGGGGTAGACCTGGCGGCGCTCGAAGCGGCGACCAGTGCCGCCACGGCGCAAAGCGTTGCACACAAATCCCTGCAGAATGCGGGGCTGATGACTGCCGCCTCCCAGGCAGGGCTGACGGTGGTGACCGGCCGGTACAATCCCGACCCGGCCGTCGCCGCCGCCAACCGCTTCGTTGCCAATGCCACGCCGGTCAATGCAGTGCAGGTGTCATTCAGCAAGCCGGGTACGCTTTATTTCGCCAATGGCTGGACCGAACCGCCCACGATCAGCGCCTCGGCCATCGCAACTGTCACCCCGCAGGTGGCGTTTTCCGTGGGGTCGCGGCTGGCCAAGGTCGAAGGCGGGGCCATCAATGGTGTACTCAACGGGCTGCTCGGCACCAATATCGCGCTGACGGCGCTGGATTATAATGGCCTGGTCGGTGCGCAGGTCGATCTCTTTGCCTTTCTCGACAGGCTTGCCATCAAGATGGGCGTCAATGTCGGCACCTATAACGATCTGCTGGCCATGCGGGTGGACCATGGCAAGCTGGCGGCGGCGCTGGCCGATCTCCTGGTCGGAACGCAGCAGACGGCTATGCGCAAGCTGGCCAATGCGGCTGGAAACAATGGCACTTTGCCACTCGGCCAGTTGCTGCGCCTGGGCGGGCTGGGTGATTTCGATATCGGCACCGGCGCGGCCAATGGCCTGTTCACCAAGATTTCCGCGCTGGACCTGCTCTCGGCCAGCGCGGCCCTAAGTGATAGCAAGCATCAGGTCAATATCGGCCTGAACCTGAATGTACCGGGCCTGCTGGGTCTGACCACCACCGTTGCAGTGGGCGAGCCGCCCCAAGGCGGCAGCTGGTACGCTATCGGCCCGCTTCAGACGGTGGTGCGCACCGCCCAGGTCCGTGCAAGAATTGTCGCCAAACTCAAGCTGGACCTGCTGGGGCTTTTGCCCATAGTCGACGTCAATCTTCCGCTCTATCTGGAAGCGGCCCATTCGGAGGCCATTGCCAGTTCGGCCACCTGCCCCACCAGCGCAAACCCGCATGGCAGCGCGACCATCCTGGCGCGGCCAGGCGCGTTGCGTCTTATCCTGGGTGAAGTCAACGAGAATACGTTTGGCGCCTTCAACTCCATACCCAATATCGGGGTGGCCACGTTGATCAGGCTGAATATCATTCTGGCCAATATTACAGTGACTGCTGTCGCCCGCGCCGAAATTGCGCAGGGAACCCCCGTTGCCTTGAACTTTTCGTCTGCCGACATCGCTGCGGGCACCATCAAGACCGCCAAGACCACCACCATCATCACCTCATTGATGGGATCGCTCCTGGGATCGCTCAGGCTCACCGTAATAGGCATCGGACTGGACCTTATCACCGGCTTGCTGTCGGCGCTGCTGACGCCGCTGGGTCCCGTACTCGACCCGGTTATTGCCGGTCTGCTCAAGGCCCTGGGCGTGTCCATCGGCGAGGCCGACGTGAAGGTCTATGGCGTGCGCTGCACCCATCCGGTGCTGGTCGGCTGA
- a CDS encoding GntR family transcriptional regulator produces the protein MDDFHTSQPIFVQIRQRLIEMILRGAAAEGDALPSVRQIAGDLSVNPLTVTKAFEALVDIGVVEKRRGLGMFVKTGARAELLAHEREKFLKEDWPRIAAQIAALELDVASLLAKIPTPPPAQGLIKND, from the coding sequence ATGGATGATTTTCACACCAGCCAGCCGATCTTCGTGCAGATCCGGCAGCGGCTTATCGAGATGATCCTGCGCGGCGCTGCGGCGGAAGGGGATGCCCTGCCATCTGTGCGCCAGATTGCCGGGGACCTTTCGGTCAATCCGCTGACGGTTACCAAGGCATTCGAAGCTCTGGTCGATATCGGCGTGGTGGAAAAGCGAAGGGGACTGGGCATGTTCGTCAAAACCGGGGCGCGAGCCGAATTGCTCGCCCATGAGCGGGAGAAATTCCTCAAGGAGGACTGGCCCCGCATTGCCGCCCAAATTGCCGCGCTCGAATTGGACGTGGCCAGTCTGCTCGCCAAAATTCCCACTCCTCCTCCCGCACAAGGGCTGATCAAAAATGACTGA